From Sulfuracidifex tepidarius, one genomic window encodes:
- a CDS encoding DNA-binding protein has protein sequence MDKKPNEVLVSMKNVEDYALEVITLLNQGAQEVDIKGVGRDIGKAVDVFNMIKDKLGNGVELGSVSIGSESRDKKRLSFILLRVKKVY, from the coding sequence ATGGACAAGAAACCGAACGAAGTCTTGGTAAGCATGAAAAATGTAGAAGATTACGCGCTAGAAGTTATAACTCTTTTAAACCAAGGTGCACAGGAAGTAGACATAAAGGGAGTTGGTAGAGACATCGGGAAAGCAGTAGATGTCTTCAACATGATAAAGGATAAACTAGGGAATGGAGTAGAACTAGGCTCTGTATCGATAGGTAGCGAGAGCAGAGATAAAAAAAGGTTATCTTTCATATTGTTAAGAGTTAAGAAGGTTTACTGA
- the rgy gene encoding reverse gyrase, whose product MLKVVYTAACPNCNGNLEAERALLSMPCSKCLKEEGIGLSSVPHSERVKTIYNLLVSSNSLKNYWNIYYKIENYEEIINYFKKIVKSDPWSLQKLWLRRLIDGENFTMSAPTGLGKSTTISLYSAYLGKNVVYIVPTKSLVDQTCKKIREFGGDVSCGTLDESKISVITTNYLSKHKDELGGIKADLVAVDDADAIIKSGKTTDFLVRLLGIPELAYENALKLVRLRKYLVNVSGTPDEEFLKKRIRELETSLISFRGVYSQLVVSSATLRPKGIKQQAVKFLTGFEPSSVQMYSRNIIDAKGDLDISLVRKLGTGGLVLVSRDYGKKMISELKERIEEYGLRADVAVSGRKFMEKLSRGETDVIIGSASYYGVAVRGIDEPTKIKYVLFYGVPKIKISLENALLNPFTLLKVMKAVGINDHEFERKVMSISVSEAQAIKISLLKKQEVQGDKLKTLVDAILKYKDEVVSKLRSSASSKIVTSGLVIVSEKKGFFIEFPDVTTYLQGSGRSSRLYNGGLTLGLSVVLSDDNDLLDILEKRLKSMVGEFRFQEVSSLNMEETIAKLDSCRRPDGETKKLDVVTSLMIVESPTKAKTIARMFGRPSMRIIGGVPVYETILVDGNKVNLLDIMATRGHITDLTLDSVGYYGVEVKDNQDTEAFFSKIRRCYNCKRTFSGDSETCPYCGSTDISSTESTIEAMRKLAMEVDQILIATDPDIEGEKIAFDVASFVSPFNSNIHRIKYHEVTKNGILSAIRNPSTIDVNTVKAQVSRRIEDRWIGFELSTILKAKFNGFNYGAGRVQTPVLGWIVNTTKDYKANMGYLVYANIDNKYIMRRFYKEKNKAKEFVKANETINVLKDREETIVISPFPPFTTETLLVEANQRFKLPASVVMKIAQDLFEAGLITYHRTESIHVSPSGIEVAKAYLKKAGLENEFSGRSWGQEGTHEAIRPTRPISMDELKQEVEDNPYAYFIKFTKFHFLLYDLIFRRFMASQMRNAIGKKCDFRLVHSEGEEKVTLTTSVEGGFSKVYDLRTVDLTEGEKKPVYEIKRGSYSRLLSQADLILMMKEKGIGRPSTYSKTLDSVLRHGYVVSSKKRYLLVATKKGINVFEFLDSKFKDLVSEKRTSDLLTRIDLISNGQLDPSTVVLDIYKEIKDSVNLLNS is encoded by the coding sequence ATGCTGAAAGTAGTGTATACTGCCGCTTGTCCAAACTGTAACGGTAATCTTGAAGCTGAAAGGGCTCTCCTTTCAATGCCCTGCTCTAAATGCCTTAAAGAGGAAGGAATAGGTCTATCCTCAGTTCCCCATTCTGAGAGAGTCAAAACGATTTACAATCTTCTAGTCTCTAGTAACTCACTTAAGAATTATTGGAATATATACTATAAGATAGAAAATTATGAGGAAATTATAAATTACTTTAAGAAGATTGTAAAATCTGATCCATGGTCTTTACAGAAGCTCTGGTTAAGACGTCTCATTGATGGAGAGAACTTCACTATGTCAGCGCCTACCGGTTTAGGTAAATCTACTACAATATCATTGTATTCTGCCTATTTAGGCAAGAACGTGGTTTACATAGTTCCTACCAAATCCCTTGTAGATCAGACATGCAAAAAGATAAGAGAATTCGGGGGAGATGTAAGCTGTGGCACTCTAGATGAGAGCAAGATCAGCGTGATAACAACTAACTACTTGAGTAAGCATAAGGACGAATTGGGTGGAATAAAAGCAGATCTAGTTGCAGTTGATGACGCTGACGCCATAATAAAGAGCGGTAAGACAACGGATTTCCTGGTTAGGCTTCTAGGTATACCAGAGCTAGCCTATGAGAACGCCCTTAAGTTGGTGAGGCTCAGAAAATACCTTGTTAATGTATCGGGAACTCCAGATGAGGAATTCCTAAAGAAGAGAATAAGGGAACTCGAGACCAGCCTTATTTCATTTAGAGGAGTTTACTCGCAGTTGGTGGTCTCAAGCGCTACCCTCAGACCAAAGGGGATAAAACAGCAGGCTGTGAAATTCCTTACAGGTTTTGAACCTTCCAGCGTTCAGATGTACTCTAGGAACATAATAGACGCAAAGGGAGATTTGGATATTTCTCTAGTACGCAAATTAGGAACTGGCGGACTTGTCCTAGTCTCAAGGGACTACGGTAAGAAAATGATAAGTGAGTTGAAAGAAAGGATAGAAGAGTATGGGCTTAGAGCGGACGTGGCGGTGAGCGGAAGGAAGTTCATGGAAAAGTTGAGCAGAGGAGAGACTGACGTAATTATAGGTTCAGCTTCATATTACGGGGTCGCCGTTAGAGGAATAGATGAGCCGACTAAGATAAAATACGTACTATTCTACGGTGTGCCGAAGATAAAGATATCTCTTGAAAACGCGCTTCTAAATCCTTTCACACTCTTGAAAGTGATGAAGGCAGTTGGAATCAATGACCATGAATTTGAAAGGAAAGTGATGAGTATTTCTGTATCGGAGGCTCAAGCAATAAAGATCTCGCTTCTGAAGAAGCAGGAAGTACAAGGAGATAAATTAAAGACATTAGTAGACGCTATCTTGAAGTATAAGGACGAAGTGGTCTCAAAACTAAGGTCGAGTGCGTCATCTAAAATTGTGACCTCAGGGCTAGTAATAGTGAGTGAGAAGAAAGGGTTCTTCATCGAGTTTCCAGATGTTACCACATATCTCCAAGGTTCAGGAAGGTCTAGTAGGCTGTACAATGGTGGCCTTACACTAGGTCTTTCTGTGGTTCTAAGTGACGATAATGATTTGCTGGACATACTGGAGAAAAGGCTTAAGAGCATGGTAGGAGAGTTCCGGTTCCAAGAGGTCTCTTCTCTTAACATGGAAGAGACGATAGCAAAGCTAGATTCCTGCAGGAGGCCAGATGGTGAAACGAAGAAACTAGATGTAGTTACAAGTTTAATGATAGTCGAATCTCCTACTAAAGCTAAGACCATCGCTAGGATGTTTGGACGCCCCTCTATGAGAATAATAGGGGGAGTACCTGTCTATGAGACGATACTAGTTGATGGAAACAAGGTAAATTTACTCGACATAATGGCAACTAGGGGCCACATTACTGACCTCACTTTGGACAGCGTCGGATATTACGGAGTCGAAGTTAAAGATAACCAGGATACAGAGGCGTTCTTCTCAAAGATTAGACGTTGCTATAACTGCAAAAGGACGTTCTCAGGGGATTCAGAGACATGTCCTTATTGCGGATCAACTGACATATCAAGCACGGAGAGCACGATCGAAGCTATGCGAAAGCTAGCTATGGAAGTAGATCAAATATTGATAGCTACAGATCCAGATATAGAAGGTGAAAAGATAGCGTTCGATGTGGCTTCCTTCGTATCTCCCTTCAACTCTAATATACATAGGATAAAATATCACGAAGTTACAAAGAACGGCATTCTTAGTGCTATAAGAAACCCTTCTACTATCGACGTAAACACAGTAAAGGCACAAGTCTCAAGACGAATAGAAGATAGATGGATCGGTTTCGAGCTTAGTACCATACTGAAGGCTAAATTCAACGGGTTCAATTACGGTGCTGGAAGGGTGCAAACTCCGGTTCTCGGATGGATAGTGAATACCACAAAGGACTATAAGGCAAACATGGGCTATCTGGTTTACGCTAACATAGATAACAAGTACATAATGAGGCGATTCTATAAGGAGAAAAACAAGGCTAAAGAGTTCGTGAAAGCCAACGAGACGATCAACGTCTTAAAGGACAGGGAGGAGACTATAGTCATCTCTCCTTTCCCTCCTTTCACGACGGAAACATTGCTAGTAGAGGCAAATCAAAGGTTCAAGTTACCGGCATCGGTCGTGATGAAGATAGCACAGGATCTATTTGAAGCTGGTCTCATAACCTACCACAGGACTGAAAGTATCCACGTTTCGCCCAGCGGGATAGAGGTAGCGAAAGCATATCTCAAGAAAGCTGGGTTGGAAAATGAGTTCTCAGGCAGATCGTGGGGTCAGGAGGGTACACATGAGGCTATAAGACCTACAAGGCCCATATCGATGGATGAGTTGAAACAAGAGGTAGAGGACAACCCTTATGCATACTTCATAAAGTTCACTAAATTCCACTTCCTGCTTTATGACCTCATTTTTAGACGCTTCATGGCTAGTCAGATGCGCAACGCAATAGGAAAGAAGTGCGATTTCAGGTTAGTTCATTCTGAAGGCGAGGAAAAGGTAACCTTGACCACCTCAGTAGAAGGAGGCTTCAGCAAGGTATACGACCTTAGGACGGTAGACCTCACAGAAGGGGAAAAGAAGCCAGTTTACGAAATTAAGCGCGGTTCTTACTCTAGGTTACTGTCTCAAGCTGACTTGATCCTAATGATGAAGGAGAAAGGAATAGGAAGACCTAGTACCTATTCAAAGACATTGGATTCGGTCCTCAGGCATGGATATGTAGTTTCCAGCAAGAAAAGGTATCTCCTAGTGGCGACAAAGAAGGGGATAAACGTGTTTGAGTTCCTTGATTCTAAGTTCAAGGACTTAGTATCAGAGAAGAGGACTTCTGACCTTTTAACTAGAATAGATTTGATCTCGAACGGACAACTTGATCCTTCAACTGTTGTTCTAGACATATACAAGGAAATAAAGGATTCAGTAAACCTTCTTAACTCTTAA
- a CDS encoding DEAD/DEAH box helicase, protein MHQDLDSRIQILLRQKNWPTLTKIQEMSFSSISTGKNTLIIAPTGYGKTEAAILPLLNQMIKNEVKPVAVIYITPLKALINDISLRIDWWASKLGFLVNRKHGEVPQKEKNLRLKHAPHILVTTPEGLEIDMDWATKFRDFYKNVKWVIVDEVHELINSKRGSQLALLLERLKRFSGYDFQRIGLSATVSSEKVVSDFLFGSSNRERAIIKLEGKRDFEIKIRKISNGSWEDAASSLVSSIEPPSLVFTNSRFSTERLHEELEKLGQKNVFVHHSSISRDIKDMVEEKLRRNESSAVICTKTLELGIHIGEIKKVIMFRPPPSVSSFLQRLGRSGHSVAGTPKGEIISMLDYDILESLALYEMAKHGKIERPLVDDSLDVVARELLGHLLQNQETTAEEFYSIVKGANAFSKVRFSTFLQMVKCLENNGLIKKEGEKIRLGPNFFRVWRFNREFKSIWCKDFSEFFSLINNNDTFSLRFEGKVIGEIDAVYVYKHIRVNDIIRISGRLWKVTRININKMSLDVIPENSRKGEIPIWRGENISKSYLVAKGESMILKRGEIEKEKEILDHDAYSTIKEMLQFYRDRDLPFPSDSTVVVEKRDDEWVYSTIIDEKIANTISHMMLYLTTKRYTLSTYSRASIYGFSIKGAPINLLEELKGMDDEKLVSLIKKSILRSSLFIATMKEIQPSFGKLGRKIDPNNDKFIVAEALRQTVRKYFSIKGTLNFIHKIRDEKTTIVFYNGETPLGDAVLSHVSIRPWLVDIVESIYEALKGGAYTASELSEVLGIPLKSLENKLKQLRKMKDKYKVSSFIDVDNKEVRWVLIEDFQSVVNSDDYFTSFTPSNVDETFIATLKSAERDSQVELIFKPRDVIENPDEIRRRIPFEDIGELKVMDMNDMAYSTPLKFYGISRNVIPYILLNATTYIQSVKFS, encoded by the coding sequence ATGCATCAAGATTTAGATAGCAGAATACAGATTCTTCTAAGGCAGAAGAATTGGCCCACTCTCACAAAAATACAGGAGATGTCATTTTCGAGTATCTCAACGGGAAAGAATACTTTGATAATAGCACCCACAGGTTACGGAAAGACTGAGGCAGCTATTCTACCCCTCTTAAACCAAATGATAAAGAATGAAGTCAAGCCGGTAGCAGTCATTTACATAACTCCTTTGAAGGCATTGATCAATGATATTTCACTCAGAATAGACTGGTGGGCGTCAAAACTTGGCTTTCTGGTCAACAGGAAACATGGAGAAGTGCCTCAAAAAGAGAAGAACTTGAGGCTCAAGCACGCCCCTCACATCCTCGTAACTACACCGGAGGGACTAGAAATAGATATGGACTGGGCGACCAAGTTCAGAGATTTCTACAAGAACGTTAAGTGGGTCATTGTAGACGAAGTCCACGAGTTGATAAATTCTAAAAGGGGTTCACAACTTGCCCTACTTCTGGAGAGGCTTAAGAGATTTTCAGGATACGACTTCCAGAGAATAGGGCTTTCCGCAACTGTAAGTAGCGAGAAGGTCGTATCGGATTTCCTTTTCGGTTCGTCAAATAGAGAGAGAGCAATAATAAAACTTGAAGGAAAAAGAGACTTTGAAATAAAAATTAGGAAAATATCAAATGGATCATGGGAAGACGCAGCAAGTTCTTTAGTGAGCTCAATAGAACCTCCGTCACTTGTCTTCACTAACTCAAGATTTTCTACGGAAAGGTTACACGAGGAGCTTGAAAAGTTAGGTCAGAAAAACGTGTTTGTGCATCACTCATCTATCTCAAGGGATATAAAGGACATGGTAGAGGAAAAATTAAGAAGAAACGAGAGCAGTGCAGTGATCTGTACTAAGACCCTTGAACTCGGGATCCATATAGGTGAAATAAAGAAAGTAATAATGTTCAGACCTCCCCCGTCAGTTTCTTCCTTTCTTCAAAGGTTAGGAAGGAGCGGCCATTCCGTGGCTGGAACGCCTAAGGGAGAGATAATATCCATGTTGGACTATGATATTTTAGAGTCCCTCGCCTTATACGAAATGGCGAAACACGGTAAAATAGAGAGACCCCTGGTAGACGATTCGCTTGACGTTGTTGCAAGAGAGTTGTTGGGTCATCTTCTACAAAATCAGGAAACAACTGCTGAAGAGTTCTACTCAATAGTGAAAGGTGCCAACGCTTTCTCCAAGGTAAGGTTTAGCACTTTCCTTCAAATGGTTAAATGTTTAGAAAACAACGGGCTTATCAAAAAGGAAGGAGAGAAGATAAGACTAGGACCTAACTTCTTCAGGGTATGGCGTTTCAATAGGGAGTTTAAGAGCATATGGTGTAAGGATTTCTCGGAGTTCTTCTCACTGATAAACAATAACGATACTTTCTCTCTTAGATTTGAAGGAAAAGTGATAGGAGAGATAGATGCAGTTTACGTTTACAAACACATAAGGGTAAACGACATCATAAGGATAAGCGGGAGACTTTGGAAAGTTACCAGAATAAACATCAACAAAATGAGCCTAGACGTAATTCCAGAGAACAGCAGAAAGGGGGAGATACCCATATGGCGCGGAGAGAACATTTCTAAGTCTTACTTAGTCGCTAAGGGAGAATCCATGATACTGAAGAGAGGTGAAATAGAGAAAGAGAAGGAAATCCTGGATCACGATGCATACAGTACCATAAAGGAAATGTTACAGTTTTACCGCGATAGAGATCTTCCATTCCCTAGTGATTCCACAGTAGTGGTAGAGAAAAGGGACGATGAATGGGTATATTCTACCATCATAGACGAGAAAATAGCCAACACCATATCCCACATGATGCTTTACTTGACCACAAAGAGGTATACCCTGAGCACTTACTCCAGAGCGTCAATATACGGTTTCTCTATAAAGGGAGCGCCAATTAATTTACTTGAAGAGTTGAAGGGAATGGACGATGAGAAGCTAGTGAGCCTAATCAAGAAATCGATCCTCAGATCCTCTCTATTTATTGCAACAATGAAAGAGATCCAACCGTCTTTCGGAAAGCTCGGAAGGAAAATAGATCCTAATAACGACAAATTCATAGTCGCTGAAGCCCTCAGACAGACAGTGAGGAAATATTTCTCTATAAAGGGTACACTAAACTTTATCCATAAAATAAGGGATGAAAAAACAACTATCGTATTCTACAATGGAGAGACTCCTTTAGGTGACGCAGTCCTCTCCCACGTCTCTATAAGACCTTGGTTAGTCGACATAGTAGAGAGCATCTATGAAGCTTTGAAGGGAGGGGCTTACACGGCTTCAGAACTTTCAGAAGTTCTCGGAATACCACTGAAGAGCCTTGAAAACAAGCTTAAGCAGTTGAGGAAAATGAAGGATAAATACAAAGTGTCTTCATTCATCGACGTTGACAACAAGGAAGTGAGGTGGGTCTTAATCGAGGACTTCCAGAGCGTGGTGAATTCCGATGACTATTTCACGTCTTTCACCCCTTCTAACGTAGATGAGACCTTCATAGCTACCCTTAAGTCAGCGGAGAGGGATTCTCAGGTGGAGCTGATCTTTAAACCTAGAGATGTTATAGAGAACCCCGACGAAATAAGGAGAAGGATACCATTTGAAGATATAGGAGAGCTAAAGGTAATGGACATGAACGACATGGCGTATTCTACTCCATTGAAGTTTTACGGCATAAGCAGGAACGTGATACCTTATATACTTCTGAACGCGACAACTTACATACAAAGCGTTAAATTCTCCTAG
- the albA gene encoding DNA-binding protein Alba: protein MSSAAPTPSNVVLIGKKPVMNYVLAALTLLNQGVSEIVIKARGRAISKAVDTVEIVRNRFLPDKIEVREIKIGSQVVTSQDGRQSRVSTIEIGIRKKA from the coding sequence ATGAGTAGCGCAGCTCCAACTCCAAGTAATGTAGTATTAATAGGTAAGAAACCCGTAATGAACTACGTCTTGGCAGCCCTGACTCTTTTAAACCAGGGTGTTAGCGAGATCGTAATAAAGGCAAGAGGAAGAGCTATCAGCAAGGCTGTTGATACAGTAGAGATAGTAAGGAACAGATTCCTCCCAGACAAAATAGAGGTCAGAGAGATCAAGATAGGCAGCCAAGTTGTTACGAGCCAAGACGGCAGGCAATCTAGGGTATCTACCATAGAAATAGGAATAAGGAAAAAGGCATAA